A genomic region of Nostoc sp. UHCC 0702 contains the following coding sequences:
- a CDS encoding tetratricopeptide repeat protein, with product MNINNRVGLALSIVLLFASNVTAQPKPTTRPQPPTPSPTISTQQREELEKLQQEKEIRDRVQNEVDRAFSYTTAMLNILLVVLTLLPIFATFGVWLLYRSVISQVISETKKQLEEEVEKQLKTQVAEELKQQTEALLEQKNKELQEEINKLKTEFDSQVELHLKKLISDAQTAQTKIQRTVTELSQITPQPSPTQEPRSTETQQKIQQLTTEFQKLESNPLIRLTANDYLSQGNALFFENRYEEAIASYDKAIELKPDYYDAWNHRGVALGSLGRNEEAIASWDKAIEIKPNDHEVWYNRGVALRDLGRNEEAIASWDKTIEIKPDYYDAWYNQGVVLGKLKRYEEAIASYDEAIKIKTDYHNAWYNKARCYALTQNVDLAINNLQQAIKLHPAYKEKAKTDSDFDTIREDERFHKLIEG from the coding sequence ATGAATATCAACAATCGGGTTGGGTTAGCGCTGTCAATTGTCCTGTTATTTGCTAGTAATGTTACAGCCCAACCCAAGCCAACTACCCGACCGCAACCGCCTACACCCAGCCCCACAATTTCCACACAGCAGCGCGAGGAACTAGAAAAGCTACAGCAAGAAAAAGAAATCAGGGATAGAGTTCAAAACGAAGTTGACCGCGCTTTTAGTTACACCACAGCTATGCTGAATATTTTGCTAGTTGTGTTGACTCTGTTACCAATCTTTGCCACATTTGGTGTTTGGCTACTGTATCGTAGCGTGATTAGTCAGGTAATATCTGAGACAAAAAAACAATTAGAAGAAGAAGTTGAAAAACAACTGAAGACCCAAGTAGCAGAAGAATTAAAACAACAAACTGAAGCTTTATTAGAGCAAAAAAATAAAGAATTACAAGAGGAAATAAATAAGCTAAAAACTGAATTTGATTCACAAGTAGAATTACATTTGAAAAAATTAATATCAGATGCTCAAACTGCTCAAACTAAAATTCAACGCACTGTAACAGAACTTTCTCAGATTACACCTCAACCTTCACCAACGCAAGAACCTAGATCAACTGAAACACAGCAAAAAATACAACAGCTGACAACAGAATTTCAAAAGTTAGAATCTAATCCTCTAATCAGATTGACTGCCAATGATTATTTATCACAAGGAAATGCTCTTTTCTTTGAAAACCGCTATGAAGAAGCGATCGCATCTTACGACAAAGCCATTGAACTCAAACCCGACTACTACGACGCTTGGAACCACCGGGGCGTTGCACTGGGAAGCTTAGGACGGAATGAAGAAGCGATTGCATCTTGGGACAAAGCTATTGAAATCAAACCCAACGACCACGAAGTTTGGTACAACCGGGGCGTTGCACTGCGGGACTTAGGACGGAATGAAGAAGCGATTGCATCTTGGGACAAAACCATTGAAATCAAACCCGACTACTACGACGCTTGGTACAACCAGGGTGTGGTGCTGGGTAAATTAAAACGATATGAAGAAGCGATCGCATCCTACGACGAAGCCATTAAAATCAAAACTGATTATCATAACGCTTGGTACAACAAAGCTCGCTGCTATGCATTGACCCAAAATGTGGATTTAGCAATAAATAACCTGCAACAAGCTATTAAACTTCATCCTGCATACAAAGAAAAGGCAAAAACTGACTCAGACTTTGACACAATTCGAGAAGATGAGCGCTTTCATAAATTGATAGAAGGCTAG